Proteins from a single region of Ziziphus jujuba cultivar Dongzao chromosome 1, ASM3175591v1:
- the LOC107425516 gene encoding protein RGF1 INDUCIBLE TRANSCRIPTION FACTOR 1, with amino-acid sequence MVKEAYGCSGDMVEMSMKPAWLEGLMAETFFGGCGVHENRRKNEKNVFCLHCCLSICPHCLPSHSSHPLLQVRRYVYHDVVRLGDLEKLIDCSYIQPYTINGAKVIFLNQRPQSRTCKGSANICFTCDRILQEPFHFCSLACKVDHLVYQREDLAVILYRFNESDFTISQFEGLRMDGSEVIDDDSQITHSSILEDPLAQYNASSCSNDASSNSVISREPDIIKKKKKGSGFLPGIVLSLSSRRKGAPHRAPLS; translated from the exons ATGGTGAAAGAGGCATATGGTTGTTCAGGAGATATGGTGGAAATGAGTATGAAGCCTGCATGGCTTGAAGGTTTGATGGCTGAGACATTCTTTGGTGGTTGTGGGGTCCACGAGAATCGCAGGAAGAACGAGAAGAACGTCTTTTGCCTGCACTGTTGCCTTAGTATCTGCCCCCACTGCCTCCCTTCTCACAGCTCTCATCCTCTTCTCCag GTCAGACGATACGTGTACCATGATGTTGTTAGATTGGGTGATCTTGAAAAGCTCATTGACTGTTCCTATATACAG CCATATACCATAAATGGTGCCAAAGTGATATTTTTGAATCAAAGGCCACAGTCCAGGACTTGCAAGGGCTCTGCCAATATTTGCTTCACTTGTGATAGGATTCTCCAAGAGCCATTTCATTTCTGTTCTCTTGCATGCAAG GTTGATCACTTGGTATATCAACGGGAAGATTTAGCTGTCATTCTCTATCGATTCAACGAATCAGATTTCACAATTTCCCAATTTGAGGGTTTACGGATGGATGGTTCCGAGGTCATCGATGATGACAGCCAAATCACTCATAGCTCCATCTTGGAAGATCCATTGGCGCAATACAATGCTTCATCATGCTCTAATGATGCCTCCAGCAACTCAGTGATTTCAAGGGAACCAGACAtcatcaagaaaaaaaagaaaggtagtGGCTTCCTTCCTGGAATTGTCCTTTCTCTTAGCAGCAGGAGAAAGGGTGCTCCCCATAGAGCTCCTCTTTCTTAg